CAGGCTAATTTGTCTTAATATCTGAGATTTACTGAAGTTATCTAGGTCGGGATGGTCTTCTACTTCATCGATCGCCCTCATACAGAGATAAGCTGAGGCTACTGCCTCGAGCAGACGATCGGGTAAACGACTTATGGGAATATAAAAAGTTCGACTCGTTTCTTGCAGAATCGTTAAAGCATTATCGCGCAAATTCATTCAGTCCTCTCCTCACGCCAACTTAGGTAACTACGAGTTAAACCAATCAGACAGATCGGTTTAGGTTATGCCGATGTTCCTAAGACCAAGTTGCTGTCCATTGTAGTATGATTATTCAAAATTTCGAGATTATTCCCGAAAAAATCAACCATGAGGGTATTCTTGACAATTTTTCTTTCTGGGATAGCTGAGGGACAATTACGGTAATTTTTCGAGATTACGGGCTTAAAAAGTGGTTTTTGCCCGTTTTTAAGCAGTATTTTTCGGCTTCATGGCAGGGATTGAAAGGAGGTCACTTGTAAAACTGGCCCGATCATGGCCAGGGTCATCACATCTGAGCGAATTTGACCTATAACTGTCACTTTTGCCTTTGTTTGGGTTAATTCGGCGGGTGCTTCCATTAATTCGTAGGTTTGACCGTTATCGGCAATTAATGCCCAAGTTCCCGTGCCTATTTCGATTCTTTTCACCTGACCAGTTACACTAATGCTCATGCTTTAATTTCCCTCATCGAGGCGATCGCAATTTCTGCTGCTGTTACAAGCATTCTATCGATATCTTTCCTCGGCATTGATTGCCAATTTTGCCAGACTTTAACCCCATAAATCAGTTTTTTTTATCTAAAAAGCGATCACAACTTCCGCCACCACCGCTAAGAGGGATGCCACAGCTGCTAGAATTATTATTTCTCGATCGGATTGTCTCATAACTATCTGAGTATAAATTACTAATCCTAGTCTATACCACATCTAACCTAGAGTTAAATTGATCTAAATTATTTTATTCATAGATAAAAAGCTATAAAAGTTATCGGCAAGAAGGGCGAAATCTTTGTCTAAATTGCCCTGTATTATTTGTTCAGCAAACCCTAATTAAGCCTAACTGTTAATAGCGTAATGATAGGCAATACCATTAGATTCCATCGGTATAAACCACTGGGAGATATTTTCTAGTTTTTGACGGATTTGATCGAGATGATCCTGCACGGGTTGCAGGAAAGTTTCGTACTGTTGTATCTGAGTTTTTAAACGCACTAATGCCAGATTAGCATCGTGCCATTGTCGCTCCTGTTCTTCAAATTCACGAGTTTTTTGCTCTAAATCCGACCATTGCTCGTCAATAGTATCTCTGGTTTTTTGTAAATCCTCTTGTAGTCGCTTGATTTCTGCTGCTAAACTTTGACTTTCTTGGAGATTATTTTGATAACTATCCCCCAGGAGAATTAACACTGGTTCAAAGCTACATTTTTGGTCATCTTCTGGGGATAAAATTCCCTGTCTCTGGTGCAGAATTTTCAGATGTTGAGAGCGCATAGCTTGCCTTTCTCGAAGATTACGTCTTTGTCCGATCAAAGTTTCCTCCAGCATTCCTTTTCTCTCCTGTTCCTCGGCTAATTCTTCTTCTAAATTAGCTCGCTCAAATTCATCTATTGTAGCCATTCTTGCTTCTAATTCTTCCACGGTTTGGCATTGGAGAGTTAATTCTTCCTCTTGGTCGTTGACAAAAATTTCCCAGCGCTTGAGGTCTGTTTGTAAATTGTTAACTAAGCTCTCCAATTCTTCTAAAGGCATTTGTTCAAGAGCTTCTAGATCGATTTTGCCATCAAAACCTAGTTCTTCCCCTCCGAGGAGACGAAGAAGCATTTGTCGAGTAGAATGAGTGGTTTGTAGGGTGAGTTTAAGGCGCTCGAATAATTCCTGTTTTTGACTCAGAACAGTTTCTTGTATTTGTAGTTGTATTTTCGTTGTTTCCAAAGCACTGCGACTTATCTGTAATTCCCTGGCTCTTTGTTCGAGATGATTGAGCATTTGTTCGTTGGCGACCTGACGATTTTCTACAGCTTTTTTCTGCTCCTCTAAACTCTGCCAACAACTATTTAAAATTGTCTGTTGTCCCTGCACAGATTCAAGAGTTGAATAGAGAATTTGTGAGGGAGAATTGCCCAGATTGTGATTATTAGCTAAACTCTCCGCTAGAGAGCGAATAAATTGTTGTTGTTCTGGGGAAAGATTGGGGGAGGAGTTGAAATTTATTTGTTCTTCTTCCAGGTGTCGCTGTTGCTCTGTTAATTGTTGTTTTAGGTTTTCCAGTTCTTGTCTTTTGCGCTCTAAATCATCGAATTCTGCTTCTATTCGCTCAATTTGCTCAATTCTTGCCTCCATTTCCATTTTCTGGCGGTTGAGAATCTCGCTTTGATAGGTGAGGGATTTTTTCCACTGATCGATTTTCTCTTGATCTTCCTTATTGCGCTCCATCAAACGGGAAATCTTTTGCAGTTGCCGCACCATCTCCGCTCCCGCTAATTCTGGGTTTCCTTGCAGTTGACGATTATCGCTCAAATTCACCAAGAGAAGCGCACCTTCACTTATGGGGTTAGTTTCGTCGTAGGTTAAGATATCGTTCCCCGCTATGGCACTCCACGTCTGATCTTTATGCTGACAGGCCAATAGTTTCAATTCGGTTTTGTAACCGCCGATAAAACCTTTAGTCTGTTTTTTTACTTCTGCAAGGTATAGCACGAGTAGTCTTCCTCTGTGATGAAAGTTTTTGTAATCGGTTTTAGAGAGAGTTGGCGATCGAGGCTAGGAGCGGCCTGTCTATAGTTTCATTGTACCCATCGGCTGCCAAAAAATTTTTAGTTTCTATCATTCGAGTTTTTCTTTTTGAGACATACATTTGTTCTCAATTTTTACTCTTACCCACTGGAAAATTTTAAATTTTTGCAGATTTTTCAGCACCAATTTACTGACCTAGTCTCAAAAAATTCGGCAGTCAATCTCATAAATCGGCTCAGGTTTTCTCACCCCTTTTACCTCTGGCTGCAGTTTGAATAAGCTGACCACACATCTAAATGATTGGTTAAGACGGCGTGAGAGCGAGAGGCAAGGATAGAAAGCTAGACCTTTTGTACTGAAAATTTCCCAGCCTAGTTTAAATGCAGCAAAGCTTACTGAAAAATATCTCACATAATTAGCTTATCAGATTTATTATTAGTGACAAGAGGAAGGAAGACAGCGTTTCTCCTCAAGATGAAGTATGACGAGATTTGGCATCATCCCCAGACGACCAGCTATCGTTCCAGTATTACCCAAAACCAGAGACTTCGCACCTCACCATTAAGATAACGGCTCTAAGTTCTTCTAGACTACAAGAAATAGCGTCTAGTGGGGGAAATTCCGAGAAATTATGCAAGGAAGCTTCAATGAGATTGACATTCCCAGTATTTTACAATTGATTGAATTAGGACAAAGAACAGGAGAACTATTGATGACGCTCTCAGTATTGGTGAAAAAGTCGGGAGTATTTTAGAAAATTCCAACTATTCCTGTGGTCTTTTCCCTGAGAAGCTCTCGCTCAGGCTATAGTGATCGAACCTGCTTTCATTCTCTGGGATATCGCCCTACCAAAACTCGACGGTTTAACCGGTCAAGGGGGGCTGCTGGCAAGGGTAAAAGCCAAAATGGTCGGGGCAACCGATTATTTAAACAAACCTTTGCGCGAAAATGAGTTATGACTGCTGTTGGAAAAATACGTTCAGGGGAATGGGGGAATGGGGTAATTAGCGTAATGACAGGATAGGGGAATTTCCACTAAAACCCTAAAACCCCAACATCCTCAAACCTGACACTAAACCCCAAACCCGAAAAAAAATCTCTTGGCTAGTCGTTTTTAACAGTGGAATTGGGAACTATAGAGATAAAGCTTGAAAGGGGGAATGAATTCCTTCGTTGAGAGGGAAACCCCCGGATAAATTTCAGCGTGCGTTGGAGGCAAAAAATGGGAATAATTTCGGAGCATCGGGTCAAGGGGAACTATTATCGGGCATATTTGTTTATTGTTATCCTTGGCGGCCTAGCTAGGTAGGGAGTTATGAGAGAAATATTGCTGGTAGAAGACAGCCAAGCGCAACGGGAACTGATCTGTGATCTGCTCCGCAATAGCGGCATTAAGGTCACGATCGCCAAAGATGGGGTGGAGGCCCTCGAACATATTCAGAGAGTCAATCCCGATCTCGTCGTCCTCGATATCGTCATGCCCCGCATCAATGGTTATGAGGTATGTCGTCGTCTCAAGTCGGATCCCAAAACCAAAAATATCCCCGTGATCATTTGTTCCTTGAAAGGGGAAGTCTTTGATCGCTATTGGGGCATGAAAATCGGAGCCGATGCCTACATTGTCAAACCCTTTGAACCGATTGAGTTCATTTGCACTGTTAAACAACTGCTGCGCCGATAAAATCGCCTTCACCGGTGACAGTCTAGCTATGGTATAGGTCAAGACAGCTAAAAAAGCTGACCGAAAATTTGGGTACAAGCCCCGCCATGCCCGCGCAGGGTCGGGCGGCTTTAAATAAATATGTATTGTCAACTTAAGGAATTTTGTGTTAAGATATTGATACTCGGTCAAGCAGTGTCAAAATGTTTGTACTAGAATACAAAGTTAAGCCAAAACCTAATCAGATAGAAGCCATTAATGAGGCAATACGGACAACTCAATTTGTTCGGAATAAAGTCCTGCGTTATTGGATGGATAATCGGGGTGTTGGCAAAACAGAGTTATTTCGGTACAACACAGCATTAAGGAAAGAGTTTAAATTTGTTGATGATTTAAACTCCCATGCTTGCCAGACTGCCGTAGAAAGAACCTTGCGGGCAATTACTCGGTTTTATGATAATTGCCAAAATAAAGTTAAAGGAAAGAAGAACTACCCTAAGTTTAAAAAACATTCCCGTTCCGTTGAGTATAAAGTATCTGGATGGAAGCTATCAAAAGATAAACGTCATATTACCTTTACAGATAAAAAAGGTATTGGCACTCTTAAACTGATTGGTTCTAGAGATATTAATTACTATCAACCAGACCAGATTAAACGGGTAAGAATCCTTAATCGTGCTGATGGTTATTATGTGCAGTTCTGCATTAAATTAGACCCCAGAGACAGGGTTAAACCTTTAACACCTTCCCAGAAAACCACTGGGATTGATGTTGGATTAAAGTTTTTCTTAGTAGATAGCGAAGGCCATCAAATTGATTGTCCAAACTACTACAGAAAAGCTGAAAAACAACTAAACCGATTAAACAGGAAAAAGTCAAAGAAATACCGTAAGGGTAAAAAACAATCTCGTAATTATCACAAGGCTAGAAAGCGATATGCTCGGAAACATTTAAGAGTAAGTAGGCAACGAGAAGAGTTTGTCAAGAGTGTGGCACTCCGTTTAGTTAAGTCTAACGACTTAATCGCCTATGAAAACTTAAATATCAAAGGCATGGTTAAGAATCGTCATTTAGCGAAGTCGATAACCGATGCAGGATGGTCTGTTTTTAGGCAATGGCTAGAGTATTTTGGGGACAAATACGGCAAGTTAACTATAGCTGTCTCACCTCATAATACGTCTCAAAATTGTTCTAATTGTGGACAAAAAGTCCAAAAGTCGCTATCTACTCGAACCCATGTTTGTCCTCATTGTGGATATACAGATTGTCGAGACAGAAACGCCGCTTTAAACATCTTGCAAAAGGGATTAAGTAGCGTGGGGCGCACGCAAACTTTAAACGCTTCGGGAGAGATTCCCTCTTGGTTGGTTGGAGAAATCCTGCTTGCTAACGGAGACTCAATGAACGAAGAATCCCCGTCTCTTTAG
This portion of the Microcystis aeruginosa NIES-2549 genome encodes:
- a CDS encoding response regulator, with protein sequence MIEPAFILWDIALPKLDGLTGQGGLLARVKAKMVGATDYLNKPLRENEL
- a CDS encoding RNA-guided endonuclease InsQ/TnpB family protein, whose protein sequence is MFVLEYKVKPKPNQIEAINEAIRTTQFVRNKVLRYWMDNRGVGKTELFRYNTALRKEFKFVDDLNSHACQTAVERTLRAITRFYDNCQNKVKGKKNYPKFKKHSRSVEYKVSGWKLSKDKRHITFTDKKGIGTLKLIGSRDINYYQPDQIKRVRILNRADGYYVQFCIKLDPRDRVKPLTPSQKTTGIDVGLKFFLVDSEGHQIDCPNYYRKAEKQLNRLNRKKSKKYRKGKKQSRNYHKARKRYARKHLRVSRQREEFVKSVALRLVKSNDLIAYENLNIKGMVKNRHLAKSITDAGWSVFRQWLEYFGDKYGKLTIAVSPHNTSQNCSNCGQKVQKSLSTRTHVCPHCGYTDCRDRNAALNILQKGLSSVGRTQTLNASGEIPSWLVGEILLANGDSMNEESPSL
- the hmpF gene encoding pilus motility taxis protein HmpF; this translates as MLYLAEVKKQTKGFIGGYKTELKLLACQHKDQTWSAIAGNDILTYDETNPISEGALLLVNLSDNRQLQGNPELAGAEMVRQLQKISRLMERNKEDQEKIDQWKKSLTYQSEILNRQKMEMEARIEQIERIEAEFDDLERKRQELENLKQQLTEQQRHLEEEQINFNSSPNLSPEQQQFIRSLAESLANNHNLGNSPSQILYSTLESVQGQQTILNSCWQSLEEQKKAVENRQVANEQMLNHLEQRARELQISRSALETTKIQLQIQETVLSQKQELFERLKLTLQTTHSTRQMLLRLLGGEELGFDGKIDLEALEQMPLEELESLVNNLQTDLKRWEIFVNDQEEELTLQCQTVEELEARMATIDEFERANLEEELAEEQERKGMLEETLIGQRRNLRERQAMRSQHLKILHQRQGILSPEDDQKCSFEPVLILLGDSYQNNLQESQSLAAEIKRLQEDLQKTRDTIDEQWSDLEQKTREFEEQERQWHDANLALVRLKTQIQQYETFLQPVQDHLDQIRQKLENISQWFIPMESNGIAYHYAINS
- a CDS encoding response regulator transcription factor, which gives rise to MREILLVEDSQAQRELICDLLRNSGIKVTIAKDGVEALEHIQRVNPDLVVLDIVMPRINGYEVCRRLKSDPKTKNIPVIICSLKGEVFDRYWGMKIGADAYIVKPFEPIEFICTVKQLLRR